TAAGTTTTCTGTTTTTCTTTTACGCTTAAAGATCGGATGTTAACTTAAAGACGGATATCTACTATTCGTAATGTTGTCGTTGGAAAAAGTAGGATAATTCTATCCGTGAAACTTTGAAAAGAACCAGGAGATGGTCTCGTCCCTTTTCAAATCCGGAAGAAGGATCGCTTCGTAGTGATTTTTATCAGGTAGAGTGAGAAACACGGATCGTTTGAGTTTTCTTTTAAAGATATGTATCGCCTCGTCCGGAAGTAGTTCGTCTCCTTTTTGAAAATTCGGTTTTCCGGCCCGAATTACTAAAACGGGGGAAAGGATTTGGGCGTAAGGAGAAGAATTATTTTTCCTTAATATTCTAAAACTTGCAATTGGATTTTGTAAAAATCTCAAAGGTATCTTCCAAGGCTTTAACGCCCCGCCCATATTTCTCAGTTCGGAATCGATCGCGTAAATCGGAATATTGCATCTATATTCGGTAGCACCGGAATCAATCGTACGAATTTCTTCCAATTCATAGTTTAAAAAGTCCTCGATATCCTTGTTCCAAGAGCTAAAGATCGGAGATTCTTTCGCAAGTTTGAGATACGTTTCCCGGGAAGAAAACGGTCTTCCTAAACGTTGTAAAGATTCTTGGATCATAAATAGGCTGGAAAGTTTCCTTTTAAAGGAAAGTTGTCCTCCTCCGTCGATTAAACAGAGTTTGTTGGTTCTTAGCGGATAATTTTTACCAAAGGTAAGAGAAATCCAACAACCCAAAGAATGAGACAGAAAATTCGCTTTTTCGATTTTTAGAAAGTCCAACATGAACTTTATATCTTCTGCATGTAAATCGTGAGAATAGGAGATTTGCGGCTTGGAG
The nucleotide sequence above comes from Leptospira weilii. Encoded proteins:
- a CDS encoding alpha/beta hydrolase, translating into MKNPVSPSNQKSISKSIQIPIGDSQTLAAEIYGEFPLSKHSSPPVICIHGLTGNLKNFAPLAKELVKQNLTIITYDLRGRGQSSKPQISYSHDLHAEDIKFMLDFLKIEKANFLSHSLGCWISLTFGKNYPLRTNKLCLIDGGGQLSFKRKLSSLFMIQESLQRLGRPFSSRETYLKLAKESPIFSSWNKDIEDFLNYELEEIRTIDSGATEYRCNIPIYAIDSELRNMGGALKPWKIPLRFLQNPIASFRILRKNNSSPYAQILSPVLVIRAGKPNFQKGDELLPDEAIHIFKRKLKRSVFLTLPDKNHYEAILLPDLKRDETISWFFSKFHG